A window from Desulfobacteraceae bacterium encodes these proteins:
- a CDS encoding response regulator, protein MQQKIRVLMVDDEAQFRATTSRILTKKGFATTIAGSGEEALAILTQNPQDVVILDIKMPGMDGHEALGEIKKLRPETQVIMLTGHGAEASAKASQVKGAFDYLSKPCDIDLLALKINEAFKTSHKDLKKEEKTAGSIMIHVEDYSAIGPQQTVREAIEALMRSFKSLVSSSRLMETGHRSLLVCDESQEVIGMLSILDLIQAARPAYLSAAKPSMADSMQYSRMFWSGLFTTQVKALADKKVEEVMSDTPPCLDEDTNLMELADFMYTEQVRRVLITRQDRVVGVVREQELFFQMADIIM, encoded by the coding sequence ATGCAGCAAAAAATTAGGGTCCTCATGGTGGATGACGAAGCCCAGTTTCGGGCGACGACATCCAGAATCCTCACCAAAAAGGGCTTTGCGACCACCATTGCCGGCAGCGGGGAGGAGGCGCTGGCCATCCTGACCCAAAACCCCCAGGATGTGGTCATCCTGGACATCAAGATGCCGGGCATGGATGGACACGAAGCCCTGGGGGAAATCAAAAAATTACGCCCGGAAACCCAGGTGATCATGCTCACCGGCCACGGCGCCGAGGCCTCGGCCAAAGCTTCCCAGGTCAAAGGCGCCTTCGACTACCTCAGCAAGCCGTGTGACATCGATCTTCTGGCCCTGAAAATCAACGAAGCGTTCAAGACCTCCCACAAGGATTTGAAAAAGGAGGAGAAAACCGCCGGCAGCATCATGATCCACGTGGAAGACTACAGCGCCATCGGGCCCCAGCAGACCGTGCGGGAAGCCATCGAGGCCCTGATGCGCTCATTCAAATCCCTGGTTTCCTCCAGCCGCCTGATGGAAACCGGCCACCGCTCCCTGCTGGTCTGCGACGAAAGCCAAGAGGTGATCGGGATGCTGAGCATCCTCGACCTGATCCAGGCGGCCCGCCCGGCCTACCTGAGCGCGGCCAAACCCTCCATGGCCGACAGCATGCAGTATTCGCGCATGTTCTGGAGCGGCCTTTTTACGACCCAGGTCAAGGCCCTGGCCGACAAAAAAGTTGAGGAGGTCATGTCCGACACCCCGCCGTGCCTGGACGAGGACACCAACCTGATGGAACTGGCCGATTTCATGTACACCGAGCAGGTGCGGCGGGTGCTGATCACCCGCCAGGACAGAGTCGTCGGCGTGGTGCGCGAACAGGAGCTCTTTTTTCAAATGGCCGACATCATCATGTGA